The window GACCGTTCTTTTATCCTCTTGCGTATCGCAGAAGAAATACGCTGAACTGGAGGCCAAACACAAAGAAACCCAAGACCTATTGAACTCTGCAACCGTTAAATTGAACGATTGCTTGGAAGAAAAAGCTACTGCTGACTCTAGGTTGAAAACCCTCGAAGACCAAAACGCATTCCTTAAGGCAAATAACCAAGAGCTCATCAACAACATGGGCAACTTGACCACTTTGACCACAAAAGGTGCCGAAAACCTTGAAAAGTCATTGGAAAGCCTACGTGAAAAGGACCTTACCATCAGAAAGTTGCAAGATGCCGTTACCCGCAGAGACTCTGTAAACCTTGCATTGGTACAGAGCTTGAAAGGTGTATTGGGCAATTTGGACGACGACGACATCGAAATCAGTGTTGAAAAAGGCGTGGTATTTGTTTCCATTTCCGATAAATTGTTGTTCAGAAGCGGAAGCTACAACGTAACCAGTGCTGCAAAAGAAGTACTTGGAAAAGTTGCCAAAGTGGTGAACAACAAACCAGACTTTGAGTTTATGGTAGAAGGTCATACCGACAACGTACCATACAGAAGCGGTGTTTTATTGGACAACTGGGATTTGAGTGCCAAAAGAGCCACATCCGTTGTTCGTATCCTACAAAACGATTTTGGTGTAGACCCTGCTAGAATGACTGCTGCCGGACGTAGCTACTACGTACCATTGGTAAGCAACGATACCTCTGCAAACAGAGCCAAAAACAGAAGAACAAGAATCGTTGTACTTCCAAAAATCGATCAGTTCTATAACATGATCGAAGAAGGAATGAAAGATCCTGCCATCGGAGGTACCGGTAAATAAGTTATGGCAATAGCTAAAAAAGAAAAGCGGCCAATTAGGCCGCTTTTTTTATATACAGTTATCAATAAATTTCAAGACTGCCCTTGCCCTCTCGTATCACTTCGGGTGTATCCCCAGAAAGGTCGATTACCGTGGAGGCCACATTGTCGCCATATCCCCCATCGATCACAACATCCACAAGGTTCTGCCATTTTTCAAAGATGAGCTCAGGATCTGTGGTATACTCCAGAATATCATCGTCATCCCGAATAGAGGTGGAAACAATAGGGTGTCCCAGCCCAGTTACCAAAGCTCTGGCAATGGAATTGTCCGGTACACGGATACCCACCGTTTTCTTTTTCTTGAAATCTTTGGGAAGATTATTGTTTCCCGGAAGAATAAAGGTATAGGGGCCGGGTAGAGTTCTTTTAAGAATCTTGAAAGTAGCGCTATCAATTTGTCGCACATAATCTGACAAATTGCTCAAATCTGCACAAATAAAGGACCAGTTTGCTTTTTCCAGCTTTACTCCCTTTATCCGGGCAATGCGCTGTAATGCCTTGGAGTTGGTAATATCGCAACCCAATCCATACACGGTATCTGTTGGATAAATGACCAAGCCGCCCTGCCGTAGCACGTCTACCACCTTCTCAACCTGCTTTGGGTTGGGGTTTTCCTCATAAAGTTTGATCAATTCAGCCATAAAAGCAAAAAATATCCAATCGATTGATAACAAAGATACTACAAATCGGTACCACAAAACTACCTGTTAAACCTTTTATAAGACACACAACCCAATAGCATTTAATACATCCGTCAATTGAAAAGGGGGCATTCGTCAATTCAAAAGGGGCATTGATCAATTGGTACCCAAAATATTGATGGAATTGTCACACCTTTAAACCAAAAATTGAACAACGATGAAATCTGTAACATTTAATATCCTTTCCATTGCCATAGTCCTTTCCATGATCAGTTCAAGTTGTGATTTTTCCAAAAAGTCAAAAGAAAACGACTTTAACGCCAGTAATACTTTAGATGAATTGGAGGTGCTATTGACTCAATTAAACCAATTGGACACGATTGATTGCAGAAACATGGATCAAATCGTCAGCATCAACGAAAGCATGCGGAGAATCGTAGAAAACATTCGTTCCGCCGAAAAGTTCGATAAACTGGCAAAAGCCTACAAAACACATCGACCCAATGTCAAATTTGCCGCTTCGGAGGATGGGACTTTTGGTGTTTTCTCCTGGCGTACCAAAATGGACTGTTTAGGAAATCAAATCAAGAATATTGCCCTTTATAAAACGGATAATGGCGTGTTGACCTCCTCCTTGTACGGCACGCCCATGATATACCATAGGGTGAGCAGCAATCCAATGAAAAAAGGAAACTACCTTCTGCATGCCAATAACACCATTAAAGGATACTCCATTTCCAATGGCTATTTGGAAGAGACTCCAATAGACCTAAAAGATGCCTCTTTCGCAGATAATCAACCCTTTGAGGACGAGTAACATTTATTCCTCAGCAGACCTGTTTTTTGAATAAAAACCGATATCATCCAAAACAACAATGCCCAAGCTGTCTCTATCAAACACCAAATTGATGCTCTGCACTTTACCCAATTGCAAACTGTCATTTTGGGACCTAAAGGCAGAAACCGGGACATAACAACTTTTCAACTGAACTTCGGAAGGTTCACCAATCATATCCTTATCCAGGAACTTGAACTTGG is drawn from Flagellimonas sp. MMG031 and contains these coding sequences:
- a CDS encoding OmpA family protein encodes the protein MKKFLLGTLAMTVLLSSCVSQKKYAELEAKHKETQDLLNSATVKLNDCLEEKATADSRLKTLEDQNAFLKANNQELINNMGNLTTLTTKGAENLEKSLESLREKDLTIRKLQDAVTRRDSVNLALVQSLKGVLGNLDDDDIEISVEKGVVFVSISDKLLFRSGSYNVTSAAKEVLGKVAKVVNNKPDFEFMVEGHTDNVPYRSGVLLDNWDLSAKRATSVVRILQNDFGVDPARMTAAGRSYYVPLVSNDTSANRAKNRRTRIVVLPKIDQFYNMIEEGMKDPAIGGTGK
- a CDS encoding L-threonylcarbamoyladenylate synthase — translated: MAELIKLYEENPNPKQVEKVVDVLRQGGLVIYPTDTVYGLGCDITNSKALQRIARIKGVKLEKANWSFICADLSNLSDYVRQIDSATFKILKRTLPGPYTFILPGNNNLPKDFKKKKTVGIRVPDNSIARALVTGLGHPIVSTSIRDDDDILEYTTDPELIFEKWQNLVDVVIDGGYGDNVASTVIDLSGDTPEVIREGKGSLEIY